Proteins encoded together in one Triticum dicoccoides isolate Atlit2015 ecotype Zavitan chromosome 7B, WEW_v2.0, whole genome shotgun sequence window:
- the LOC119340159 gene encoding uncharacterized protein LOC119340159 has translation MSVVATAAAAVGPAPVAPSGMCGGGAGGGGARKRKDVVHYQEEEEVVVAAVQGGRLGGEGHGLFVLETVEEEEEREAEAAAEAENERSSIGPVSEGDEEEGEEVESARETPWQRRTKKTGGLASLDALDDALPIKRGLSSFFSGKSRSFANLQDVAGAGTTSSKDVLAKPENPFNKRRRILRCCSIRRVSSTSLTALPPFLPPEPSFNIGNDGVINGGGGGSGGSG, from the exons ATGTCCGTTGTGGCTACCGCGGCGGCGGCCGTGGGGCCCGCGCCCGTGGCTCCGTCCGGGATGTGCGGCGGtggtgccggcggtggcggggcgaggAAGAGGAAGGACGTCGTGCactaccaggaggaggaggaggtggtggtggcggcggtgcaAGGGGGGCGGCTTGGCGGTGAGGGCCACGGGCTGTTCGTGCTGGAGAcggtggaggaagaggaggaaagggAGGCCGAGGCTGCCGCCGAGGCGGAAAACGAGCGGTCCTCCATTGGCCCCGTCTCCGAGGGGGACGaggaggaaggggaggaggtggaGAGCGCCAGGGAGACGCCGTGGCAGAGGAGGACCAAGAAGACCGGCGGGCTCGCGAGCCTGGACGCCCTCGACGACGCCCTCCCCATCAA GCGGGGGCTGTCGAGCTTCTTCTCCGGCAAGTCGCGGTCGTTCGCGAACCTGCAGGACGTGGCCGGGGCCGGCACCACCAGCAGCAAGGACGTGCTGGCCAAGCCGGAGAACCCCTTCAACAAGCGCCGCCGGATCCTGCGGTGCTGCTCCATCCGGCGGGTCTCCTCCACCTCGCTCACCGCGCTGCCGCCCTTCCTGCCGCCCGAGCCGTCCTTCAACATCGGCAACGACGGCGTCatcaacggcggcggtggcggctccggcggcaGTGGCTGA